gcaaggattcataggctcgcatttcatcaaacataacatgtgcataagctgaaatcacaacaaacaagcaaattaattatgaaagcatattagattaagcatgaatgaatccctatgttggtttcccctaattccccattaaccctagttaagatgactactcactcattaacatgtttaacatgctaacaaggttgtcaatcatactagtaagacaaaacatgatgaataaattaagttgattaacaataattaaaaagggattaagagaattatacctaaagatgattccaaataaaaaagcaaaaaataatagaagtacttgatgattgatggaaggttgtcaatcctccaaataaaccccaaataatctttaattacccaaaataaatgatgaacaatagagaaattaaggaaagattaagaaatgagatttgtattaatgctaaattaagagttgattataagattaatatgagattaagattgcataagaagaacatgataatccaattagtacaatggggtatttatactaaggattaggtacataaattagggttactaagggcttaaatgacgatgaCGACCCTTAacaaaagttgaggaagtgctcctctcgaaggagatgcgcatatccgttttcatagtcttcaagaaatacgctcgtcccgagcggcttggcTAAGGGACGGCTTGCAtaggagaggaatccgagcggattggggaAGGCGATGCTCGGATCATCAGGcagcaagacgagcgtcttgggcacgggacgctcggattgtgggaaAGCAGGACGCTCGTATGGTCAAGTACctaacatgtgcatacaaatcctaggataaaacaaatcatgattgcatttgtgtgaaagcgacaagacacctcgaagacgtgctactttgctcacgcctctttgagcagcccaggtagcgacgttgctcaaaactcacacaaccactcattttcctataaatacccctcaaatgcccccattagagaacttacgcgagtgtccgccctctcttttctcccttaaaattctcgactcgacttcctaagtcacaatccgacgcgtatttacgacctaccgatcgtaaatacaagccttacacattgtttgataCCGTCATCGtgaattaaatcacttgaccgaccatttcgaccgctacaccatcactaaacttaataaaacactctttttacttactaaaacggttttaaaccgagtcttttccgaccaaacgagtacgatgatgagtatcgactaattatattcaaatgaacttaaaacaatttgttcatattcatttttcaaaactattcatgtcaagcttataaAGTCGAACCCAACATCAAATATCATCAAAACGATGATGACTATTCAAGTCTCattcctcaaatcaacacaaatacgacctaaacggtcctttcaaatcaaaacgggtccaaatacccattttcaatacgttttatatacGTTTTTAAATGGGCAGAATGCGTCTTATACCGTtgactaacccgcgcctaaacaagccatttattttcctattttgaaaccaggggagacccccttatatcgccaataggctcgcgcctcatctggctgcctggtgcagggtctgttccctttccagcattagtctaggacgatcccgactccggctaacccggatataggacggatcagacgaataacttgctcattcaaaaaccatatttgcaaaacgtcttattaagacaaatggatcacgttatgcaccataaacctaatttggtaaatggatgtttaatttccatcttgaaTGCAAAttaaccataaatccaactcgacatcttatgcttgatacttggattaagtcaaccgacttagaaagctctcacatgttaggtttaaattattggatgcgcattcatgcatttaaaccgttttatcaacttttgcattcaaccaaccaagatcgatcagtagaggccgctaccccGGGCGGGaatgggtgtctgattaaagggcttcccaatacgtaccttcacctcttactcagaaactttggatagtggacgaccttatccagggcgtacgagagtcattctagagataggatgctaaagagggacgattccttatctttagtacctatgtcaaacactgctttatgcttcatttgaccgaggtataaagtggattcgaacgggttccaagcatcccacaaatgcttggtggcgactccgaacatctctaatcgtttcgagacccttgccgagacgaaagcgaccgatctaaaacgatccggtcgaaagcatttaattttacgccgccgagcgtggctttcaaaagaccactgtacgtcccacagatcggctggggcgTGCATGTagctacgtccacagattggcgactccgctggggaaaactaggacacttgtgtctttgtgatccctagatggtgagactcgaacgaggtcctggttggaatgcattaattgatattacggtcacggtcaggttccttgtccgggcccacaacctaaccattttcgatcaattggctcgtctcgtcggcgtgagttttctcatccccgcgtttcgaatcccgattgagtcaagcataccattgacgtcatacatttctgtttcgtcaaagagctttcatcacttttgagcacgaggctagggcaccctccttacacattttgtttggattggtatccctctcgcaaatcaaggtttgattgcttggtgtatAACCCACCCTtataagccaaaacccgtgtcagcattatgcataatatagtgaactgtgagtgcttatgtgctacttgataataagtccttccgtgtcatttttcaaactttcaaaaacacttttttgcgccgttataatggccgtttcaaacctcggtgtttcgccgaccgttgcttttcaacatgcctttctaggccgtcgtaatgacgattttcaaacctggtttttataaccatttcaacacgcctttttaggccgtcgtaatgatgattttcaaacccggtttttataaccatttcaacacgcctttctaggccgttgtaatgacgattttcaaacccggtttttataaccatttcaacacgccttttttttggtggaatgtgaATATATTCTAAATCTTAAATAGGATAGTTCGTTACAAATTGTCACACCAAACTAGATTTTACAAGTCAACAGACTTCCAAACTAATTCAAAACTAACTAGTCATATGTAGGTTCCCATGGTAGCTTGTGGGCCTTCAATGACCATACTCTATCTTTACACCTCCTGCAAACATCCTGCTTGACTTGCTTGAGTAACACTGAGGGTGTAATCAACACCGCTTCTAGCCTGCATACATTCTTGGCATGCCAGAGATGATACCATGCCGCCACAATAGCAGTGAACACTATCTGCTTCTTCATAAGAGATTTGCATCTCCAATTAAGGCACCAAGCAACGAGGCCAGGTGTAGGGAAGTCAATCTCAAGCCAACCTCGAATAAGATCCCAACAAAGCTGACTGAACTTACATTCATACATCAAGTGCTGATGAGTCTCTAAATGGGACTGGCGGAATAGACAAGCTCCATCAGTAATAAAACCAAAATTCAACAATCGTTCCCTGGTCATGAGCCTTTCTTGCACAACCAACCAGCCAATGAATGAGTGTTTAGGTATGCTAGTTTGAGTCCAGATCACTGGACACCAAGTAACCTTGCTTTGCTGACCACATAGCCATTTATACCCACTGGAAACAGAATAATTACCATTGTTGTCAATCCATTTTCCATTGAGGTAACCAGGTTTCATAACATCTCTTATCTGGCAGATTTTGCGCCAAGTCCATCTAGAGTTAGAAGAAGGGGTGTACTCTTGCCAAGACTTgcctttcatataaacatgatcCACCCATTTGATCCACATATGATCAGCTTTGGCTGCTAACCACCATGTATACTTACCTATCACAACCTGATTCCAAATCCTAGCATTAACAATGTCCAGGCCTCCATATCTTTTCTCACTACATATCTTCTCCCAAGAGACAACAGGGGTTTTCAAATACTAGTCAGAGCCTGACCATAAGTAGTTTCTGCATACCCCTTCAATCCTATTAATAACAGTGAGAGGAATGACAAAGACTCTAGTCCAAAAAGTATACAGCTGAGTCAGAACAGTTCTAATGAGAACAAGCCTACCTGCATAGCTAAgctttttttataaccatttcaacacgcctttctaggccgtcgtaatgacgattttcaaactcggttttttaaaaccatttcaaatcaccttttttaaaaccatttcaacacacccttttctcgagacacttgcgagatcccgaggaccattcaccgtccccgagacctctccaaacatttcaaaacccgattttcaaaacatacgattttgaatttcaaaaaccgtcttgagAAACAGTACATTTTtctccgagccgactcaaacacaaaaccgtcttttgcaaacaaacttaagacagcCCTTTCAACTGActgacttgcggagatccctatcttcggaagccgtccataaagcgacaaatgaatctttttgaaaatttcttttttcgaaaactttagtccaccattccattccgcctcgtgtctatcaagtcgaagcaaacatacttatgggtctttacttatgagtcgtctcaccacgagactcgtccaatggcgttaCGCCGGTACGTTGGACGCGTTTCAAAAGTtaggtcaacaccgtcacgtcataaatcgagtcagcaccgaggtaccacacacggtcatcctggtcttgttgagtctgatctttgtctcgtcctttacGTTGCCTGCGtttagtctttgaaccgtgtcggattgagttgtaatgtgagccgtttttctgcctcagaaccatggccccgtcttcagcttcttccaacaacaatgataacaacagagatgtcacaactgctcagctagccagcctactcactgctcttaaggtcactctggatcatgtcgagacccgtatcgacaccctggaaaacaaggaggctggagaacacaacactccgccattgattgaaactgagaaaaggctcaagctcttggatgaacaactcctagcccggggtaacaatatccatcttgaaaacaaccgaagatttgaacctgttggggatcaactacctgacaactttaccctgactgatgtgcccaaattcaagggagtagaggacccgctcaatcgtattcgagccttcaaagactacatggccataaaaggggttaaacaggaactcttcactcggatcttcccatcatccttggaatcgatccctcgccaatggtactactcccttgacccgatgAACCTTACTACCtcggatgaggtcgcagttgaatttgctaagcaatatgccgacattGTCGAAATCccagccaatacccgtactcttgaggtcctaacccagaatgacaaggagggattcaccgaattcttaacccgttggaggagagtaagtGCTCAGTTGGttagcaagccgagtgagtcaaccttggtggaaaaatttgtcaacaatctccgcccggtgtatgccaacttactgaggtaccaaaacatcaagaccttccaggatcttcAAATCCTtaggacacgcattgaagacgacctccgaaagggtgtccaagccaaaaccaccggtagaggctaccaaggatccgcATCGACCGGATgtcgcccttatggtcagacgaataagattgatgaggtcaacctccttgaaccaaccaccaagagaactgagcgcccccagagagtgttcactaatatagggtcaacttatgcaagcgccctaaagaggcttatggaccaagggaaactacaaccgatcggacccacgcCGGATCtgtctgatgctaagaaatc
The Silene latifolia isolate original U9 population chromosome 11, ASM4854445v1, whole genome shotgun sequence genome window above contains:
- the LOC141613708 gene encoding uncharacterized protein LOC141613708, with the protein product MQICSEKRYGGLDIVNARIWNQVVIGKYTWWLAAKADHMWIKWVDHVYMKGKSWQEYTPSSNSRWTWRKICQIRDVMKPGYLNGKWIDNNGNYSVSSGYKWLCGQQSKVTWCPVIWTQTSIPKHSFIGWLVVQERLMTRERLLNFGFITDGACLFRQSHLETHQHLMYECKFSQLCWDLIRGWLEIDFPTPGLVAWCLNWRCKSLMKKQIVFTAIVAAWYHLWHAKNVCRLEAVLITPSVLLKQVKQDVCRRCKDRVWSLKAHKLPWEPTYD